Proteins from a single region of Corallococcus caeni:
- a CDS encoding chemotaxis protein CheA — MTPGGKALAEFVAEATEILDALGRDLLALDEARGQEADPEHINGIFRAAHSLKGLSGLFGQERISQLAHAAEDLLDRLRLGRLTLDDGVLDTLVDALDTFQALLGEASRTEEGQELTQRTRAMEDRMARLGSPPPAVEEDPLERLELDATVRAVFTEYEEHRLRENVRRGVSLWRVRAAFDLTDFDQGLADLNARLKPLGEVISTLPSSRPGGANGIAFDLIFGAKVGAQALEDGLRGTPAELAPLSVRQPGEGAAGPAFDVPPPAPGREEADAEVLLADTDEEDSDEDSEPAVTSTSLATVPAIPGGSPPRMRAVSPPPTVVGLQAAASAPIPAGRPKPEETSLRSLTQTVRVDIGRLDGLINMVGELLLIKANLQRLAETSRQDGAVALSKLFGQELSRETRQLERKLEALQEGLLEARMVPVGQVFDKLARLVRKIAREAGKEIDFVSSGGEVELDKLIVEELSDPLMHLIRNAIDHGAEGPEARLGAGKPRRAVVRLRAEQKGNHVVISVSDDGSGIDEVRVREVALARGLVTPPQVSEMTRRELLNLIFLPGFSTRSSVSSLSGRGVGLDVVKNNLGNLSGIIDVWSERGKGTAFHLTLPVTLAIVRALVVGVSGRTYAVPLNSVLEILSVQPRDIRTVERREVLDLRGQTLPFLRLGRLFHLPEREVNRHFVVVVGLAQQRLGIAVDELFGQQDIVTKPLGGRLSRVKGISGATDLGNRRTVLVLDVAELLEEGIAHERRRA; from the coding sequence GTGACGCCCGGGGGCAAGGCGCTGGCGGAGTTCGTCGCCGAGGCCACGGAAATCCTCGATGCGCTGGGCCGCGACCTGCTGGCGCTGGACGAGGCGCGCGGGCAGGAGGCGGATCCGGAGCACATCAACGGCATCTTCCGCGCGGCGCACTCGCTCAAGGGGCTGTCGGGCCTCTTCGGCCAGGAGCGCATCAGCCAGCTGGCGCACGCGGCGGAGGACCTGCTGGACCGGCTGCGGCTGGGCCGGCTGACGCTGGACGACGGGGTCCTGGACACGCTGGTGGACGCGCTGGACACCTTCCAGGCGCTGCTCGGGGAGGCGTCCCGGACCGAGGAGGGCCAGGAGCTCACCCAGCGCACCCGGGCCATGGAGGACCGGATGGCGCGGCTGGGCTCGCCTCCGCCCGCCGTGGAAGAGGATCCGCTGGAGCGGCTGGAGCTGGACGCGACGGTGCGCGCCGTCTTCACCGAGTACGAGGAGCACCGGCTGCGCGAGAACGTGCGGCGCGGGGTGTCCCTGTGGCGGGTGCGCGCGGCGTTCGACCTCACGGACTTCGACCAGGGGCTCGCGGACCTGAACGCGCGCCTCAAGCCCCTGGGCGAGGTCATCAGCACGCTGCCCTCGTCGCGGCCGGGCGGCGCCAACGGCATCGCGTTCGACCTCATCTTCGGCGCGAAGGTCGGCGCGCAGGCGCTGGAGGACGGCCTCCGGGGCACGCCCGCGGAGCTGGCCCCGCTGTCCGTGCGCCAGCCAGGGGAAGGTGCGGCGGGGCCCGCGTTCGACGTGCCCCCGCCGGCTCCCGGGCGCGAAGAGGCCGACGCGGAGGTCCTGCTCGCGGACACCGACGAGGAGGACTCCGACGAGGACTCCGAGCCGGCCGTGACGTCCACCAGCCTCGCGACCGTGCCGGCGATTCCGGGGGGGAGCCCTCCGCGCATGCGGGCGGTGTCGCCTCCGCCCACCGTGGTCGGGCTCCAGGCCGCCGCGTCCGCGCCCATCCCCGCGGGCCGTCCCAAGCCGGAAGAGACGTCCCTGCGCTCGCTCACGCAGACGGTGCGCGTGGACATCGGGCGGCTGGACGGGCTCATCAACATGGTGGGCGAACTGCTGCTCATCAAGGCGAACCTCCAGCGGCTGGCGGAGACGTCCCGGCAGGACGGGGCGGTCGCGCTGTCCAAGCTCTTCGGCCAGGAGCTGTCGCGTGAGACGCGGCAGCTGGAGCGCAAGCTGGAGGCGCTCCAGGAGGGGCTGCTCGAAGCGCGCATGGTCCCGGTGGGCCAGGTCTTCGACAAGCTGGCGCGGCTGGTGCGCAAGATTGCCCGCGAGGCCGGCAAGGAGATCGACTTCGTCAGCTCCGGCGGCGAGGTGGAACTGGACAAGCTCATCGTCGAGGAGCTCAGCGACCCGCTGATGCACCTCATCCGCAACGCCATCGACCATGGCGCGGAGGGGCCGGAGGCGCGGCTCGGCGCGGGCAAGCCCCGGCGCGCGGTGGTGCGGCTGCGCGCGGAGCAGAAGGGCAACCACGTCGTCATCAGCGTGTCCGACGACGGCTCCGGCATCGACGAGGTGCGCGTGCGCGAGGTGGCGCTCGCGCGCGGGCTCGTCACCCCGCCGCAGGTCAGTGAGATGACGCGGCGCGAGCTGCTCAACCTCATCTTCCTGCCGGGCTTCTCCACGCGCTCCAGCGTCAGCTCGCTCTCCGGACGGGGCGTGGGCCTGGACGTGGTGAAGAACAACCTGGGCAACCTCTCCGGCATCATCGACGTGTGGAGCGAGCGCGGGAAGGGCACGGCCTTCCACCTGACGCTGCCGGTGACGCTGGCCATCGTGCGCGCGCTGGTGGTGGGCGTCAGCGGCCGCACGTACGCGGTGCCGCTCAACAGCGTGCTGGAGATCCTCTCCGTGCAGCCGCGCGACATCCGCACCGTGGAGCGCCGCGAGGTGCTGGACCTGCGCGGCCAGACGCTGCCCTTCCTGCGGCTGGGGCGCCTGTTCCACCTGCCGGAGCGCGAGGTGAACCGCCACTTCGTCGTCGTGGTGGGCCTGGCGCAGCAGCGGCTGGGCATCGCGGTGGACGAGCTGTTCGGCCAGCAGGACATCGTCACCAAGCCCCTGGGCGGCCGCCTGAGCCGCGTGAAGGGCATCTCCGGCGCCACCGACCTGGGCAACCGGCGCACCGTCCTGGTGCTGGATGTCGCGGAACTCCTGGAAGAGGGCATCGCGCACGAGCGGCGCCGCGCTTGA
- a CDS encoding response regulator, protein MKFKVLIVEDSKVSREHIAATVEAVDGVEAVTTASGFEALKLLPRQRFDLIITDINMPDINGLELINFVKKNPNYRDVPLIIVTTEGREQDRSRGMALGAAGYLVKPFQPEDLEALLRRFLKPL, encoded by the coding sequence ATGAAGTTCAAGGTGTTGATCGTCGAGGACTCCAAGGTGTCGCGCGAGCACATCGCCGCGACCGTGGAGGCCGTGGACGGCGTCGAGGCCGTCACCACCGCCAGCGGCTTCGAGGCGCTGAAGCTGCTGCCCCGCCAGCGCTTCGACCTCATCATCACCGACATCAACATGCCCGACATCAACGGGCTGGAGCTCATCAACTTCGTCAAGAAGAACCCCAACTACCGGGACGTGCCGCTCATCATCGTCACCACCGAGGGGCGTGAGCAGGACCGCTCGCGGGGCATGGCGCTGGGCGCGGCCGGCTACCTGGTGAAGCCGTTCCAGCCGGAGGACCTGGAGGCGCTCCTGCGGCGCTTCCTGAAGCCGCTGTGA